CTTGAACTTGGCAATGATGGCTTTTTTCAAGCCGGCCGTACCGTCAACGGCGGTGTATTTGGTAAATCCGGAGTTGATGGCTTTAATGGCGGCGGTTTTAATATGTTCCGGCGTGTCGAAATCCGGCTCGCCGGCGCCCAGGCCGATAATATCTTTGCCGGCGGCGCGCATCGCGGCAGCACGGGCGGTAATGGCCAGGGTAGGGGAGGGTTTGACCGCTTTTACGCGGTTAGACAGGTTAATGCTCATGATGCCTCGGTCGAAATTTACTCAAATGGTCGTCATTATACGGCATAACGCTAAAAGCACCTTATTCCTGAAACGATCTACTGGCTTTTAAATCGGCAAAAAACATCAATTCGAAAATTTTAGGCGTCGATCTTCCGCATAGGCTGCCAAATCGTTCAGTATCGATTGATTTACATTTGGCTCGTCCCGCAATAGTTTAATTTTGGCGTTGAACTGCTCCAGCGTCAGTCCCCCGGTCGCCAGTGTGCCGTTTAGCTTGTCCCGGCAATATTGCTTCCAGAGTTGGACGTCTTCCATGGATAGGGTATGCGGATAATTCCGGGCGCGATAGCGAAACAGCATTTCCGGCAAACGGACATCGTCGAAATCGGTGTCAAATTCGGATAGCTCGCTGGGTTTGGCTTGCCTGATCCGGGCGATGGCCGCCTTGTCTTTGTTGCTGAAAAAACCGCCACTGTAAATCATCAAATCAGGATCGGTAGGTGAGTCTTGATATTGCCGGGTAAAGACTTGCGACAGCTTTTCCGCTAGAGATGGCGCAGTCTGAATCCGCTGCAAATGGGATAGACACAAGTCCAAGTCGAGTTGCAAGCGTTCGGCATCGGCCGGGCGTATCACCGACAATGGCGCCAACACCGGCGATTTGTTGATATGTACGGTTTTTAAGGGAATTCTGGCAATGCCTTCCGGTAGTGCTTCGGCGGCAACAAACAGCCGCTGTTGAATCTCTTCCGCACTTAACTCAAGCAAAGGTGCCGGATCGACGGAAAGATCGTAAACGATGACTTCGTTGTTATTGCTTGGATGCTGCACTAAGGGCAAAATCACCGCAAGACTATTATTCCGGGCCGAAAAACGGCCGGAGACATGAATTAAGGGCTTAAAGCTGCCGAGTTGCAACAGGTTTAGTGCGGTGTTTTTATAGCGATTGTTCAGTAAATAGTTGAATAGTTTTGGCTGCCGCTCCCTGATTAATTTAGCCATTGCGATGGTTGCATACACATCCGATAACGCATCATGGGCAGCTTCATGAGCGATACCGTTGGCCTTGGTGAGTTCTTCCAATTTAAAGCTGGCAACGTCGTCGGCGTTAACCGGCCACTCGATGCCTTCAGGCCTTAAGGCTTTGGCGGCGCGCACCACATCGATAATATCCCAGCGTGAGTTGCCGTTTTGCCATTCGCGCGCATAGGGATCATAAAAATTACGGTAAAGCAGATTGCGAGTCACTTCATCGTCGAAACGGATGCTGTTGTAACCAACGCCGCAGGTACCGGGTTCGGCGAGTTGATGATTGATAATGGCGGCAAACGCAGCTTCGCAAACGCCTTTTTCGGCCGCCAATTGCGGGGTAATACCGGTTATCAGGCAGGCTTCCGGGTGTGGCAAGTAATCGTCGGCGGGCTGGCAGTAGGCCATGACGGGCTGGCCGATGATGTTGAAATCCACATCCGTGCGGATGCCGGCAAACTGACAAGGCCGGTCGCGTTGCGGATCGATGCCGAAGGTTTCGTAATCGTGCCAGAAAAAAGTAGCTGTAGTCATTAAATACGTGCGGGTAGGATGGCAGAGTCGGGAAAATTTCCGCAAACATGCTTTTGCGAATACTTGCGGACGGATTTTATTTTATAATCGCCCGCTCCATTTTATGTGTCCATCATAGGAAAGTGTTATGAAAAAAACCTCGTTGCTCGTTTCAACCGTTTTATTTTTGTTCGCCGGTTTTGCCCATGCTCATGGTCCGGTCAGAGCAAAAATGACAGCCACCATCACTGTTGATGCCCCAGCGGCCAAAGTGTGGGATTTGATCAAGAACTACGATGATATGTCTTGGCACCCAGGCATTAAAAGCGTGAAAGGCGACGGCACCAATAACAAAGGCGCTATCCGCGTGTTGACTTTGGCGAACGGTACCATCACAGAAGAATTAAAGGCCTATGACGCAGCGAAATTCTCTTACAAATACAAAATCACCGATATGAGCTCAACCGGCACCATTAAACACGCCGGTCAAGACGAGCCGCTGCCAGTATTGCCAGTGGGTAACTATGCGGCAGAATTGTCCGTGAACGATAAAGGCGGAAAAGCCGAAATCGAGTGGGTGGCCACTTACTACCGTGCCTATGTCAACAACAACCCACCAGCCGAATTGAACGAAGAAACTGCCGATAAAGCGGTTAGCAATGTTTTGAAAACCGGTCTGGAAGCGATTGCCAAAAAAGTAGGCTCAGGTTCCGCCGCAGTTGAGATCGATATTAAACGCTAAGCTTTTGTTATTCGGTTCTCGGTCATTCGCGCCGAGAACCCTCGCCCCCCATTCCTGTCATTCTCACCATGCGCATCAGATATTCGTTGTTGGCTTTTTCATTGCTCGGTGCATTCGCATCCGGCGTTAGCGCTGATTCGCGCGCTTTTATTACCAATCAGTTGGATAATTCGGTATCTGTTATCGATACCAAAAGCCAACAGGTCATTGAAACGATCAAAGTGGAAGGTAAGCCGGCTGGCGTTGCACTGAATCAACCGAAGAAACAGGTATATATCAGCACCCCGGAAGGTGGCGGTTTTGCGGTTTTGGATAGCGAAAAACTCACTAAATTGACCAAGGTTAAGGTCGGCGGCGCTTCGCTAGGGATCGCCGCGGACAGAAAGGGCGAGCAGGTATTTGTCGCTGATTGGTATGAAAATTCTGTGACGGTTTTTGATACCAAAAACTTCGCGAAAATTAAAACGCTTACGGTCGGCAAATCGCCGTCCGGCATGACCGTTAGTCCGGATAATCGCTGGCTGTATGTTGCCAATCGTATCGACGATTCGATTTCGCAAATCGATTTAAGCAAACTGACTATCCGTAATACCACCAAAGTCGGCGCGCATCCGTTTGGCATAGCGGTGGATAGTCAGGGTAAGCGTTTGTATTCCGCTAACGTGGAAAGCGACAATGTGACCGTTTTGGACGCCCGCAGTCTAAAGCGTTTGGCTACCATCAAGGTTGGCGCCAGGCCGTATGCGGTTGCACTGGCGTTGAACGATAGTCTGCTGTTTGTTACTAATCAGGACGATAGCACCGTATCGGTCGTTGATACCACCACATATAAGCAAATTGACGTGGTCGCAGTCGGCGATAAGCCGGAAGGCATCAGCACGCATCCGGACGACCAGAACATCTATGTTGCCAACTGGTTTGACAATAATGTGTCCGTCATCGACGCTAAAACCCTGAAAGTGGTGAACACGATTAAAACGGGGGAGGGCAGCCGTGCTTTTGGCGAGTTCATTGCGCGCTAGGTGATTCGGCATTTTGATGGTCGCGCATGTATGGTAGACTGCGCGCCGTTGCTAACCTCATTGAGAAATATATGGCTGAAACCGTTGAAGATTTAACCATTAGTTACGAAGACGGCGGCGTTGAAACTGTCAAAGAACTGGACAAAAAAGTCCTGAGCAAGGGCGCTTGGGCGACGGTTATTTACCGTTATCAGGATTGGGAGCCGGCTAAAAATCAATATAGCCAGGATAGATTTAGCATTCGCCGCTATCAAAAACGTAACGGCGAATATCAGCAAAAATCTAAATTCAATATTTCCAGCGAAAAACAAGCGCAAGAGTTAATCGACGCGCTACAGGGTTGGTTGGCGGAAGGCCAATAACAACCAGAAGCGTAGCGAGACGTTACAGCCTTGCTACGCTAATCCACCCATTCATATATCTCTGTCAAAGCCGGATCGCATTTGCAGCAACTAGTGCCGCAGGAAGCGCCGACAGGACTTAATCGTACTTTGCCTTTGTTGATCCACTTGCCCAGCATGCCGCGCAAGGCGTCTGCATCCATATGAAAATGTAACACAAGATCGCTCAATGTTACCCGGCGTTTTTCCTGCAAATAGCTGCGTAAGTCGGACAATATCATTGCGGAACTCCACTAGTTTGGCGCACGCCGTAAAATCGCAACAGGAATAGTACTCCGGCAAAGATAAGCGTTAATGCCAATATCCAGACGACAGCTGAATCGGGGTGCTGGGCATAAGTCATGCCTTGGTAGAAGAGGGTAGCGGTCAAGTAAGCCACAAAAGTCGTCCAGCACACCACAAACAAAGCCCAGCTGCCGTTGGTTTCTTTGTATATTGCCGCAGTGGCGGCTACGCAGGGCGCATACAATAATATAAACAGCAAATAGGCGAAGGCACCGATCTGACCATCAAAATGGGCTTGCATGACGCCGAAGGTATCGAGTTTGACTTGCTGCTGTTCCGCTGCCGCAGCCTGATCGGAGATATTGGCGATACCCAATCCCAATGGGTCCAGCAGCTTGTCGGCAATGGCCGTCAGGTTGTCCGGTACCGTTTGACAAGCCTCTAACAGAGCTTGCTGTAAATCAAAGCTTTTTTCTTCTTCGGTATGATCGGAAACGGCCATTTGACTGTACAACGCATCCAACGTCCCGACTACGGCTTCCTTAGCCAACACGCCGGTAAAGATGCCGACGGTCGCCGGCCAGTTATCGTGGGCGATACCCATGGGGTGGAATACAGGTGTCAATGCGCGGCCGATTTCGCTTAGTACTGATTTATCGCTATTTTCCTGTCCGAAACTACCGTCCGTACCCAAAGAATTTAATACATTTAACACCAGTACCATAGGCACGATGACTTTGCCTGCGTTGAAGATAAAGGTTTTCAAGCGTTCCCAGGTTTTGGTGTAGACACCTTGCAAAGTGGGCAAATGGTAAGCGGGTAGTTCCATCAAAAAAGGAGTAGGGGAGTCGCGCAGCAAGGTGTGACGCATGATTAAACCGGTCAACACCGCCACCACAATACCGAACAAATACAAACCAAACACCAGATTCTGGCCGCCAACCGGGAAAAAGGCCGCGGCAAACAAGGCATAAACGGGCAGGCGGGCGCCGCAGGACATGAACGGATTCATCAAATTGGTCAATACCCGGTCACGCTGATTATCCAGCGTCCGGGTCG
The window above is part of the Methylomonas sp. ZR1 genome. Proteins encoded here:
- a CDS encoding FeoC-like transcriptional regulator; translation: MILSDLRSYLQEKRRVTLSDLVLHFHMDADALRGMLGKWINKGKVRLSPVGASCGTSCCKCDPALTEIYEWVD
- a CDS encoding SRPBCC family protein, which encodes MKKTSLLVSTVLFLFAGFAHAHGPVRAKMTATITVDAPAAKVWDLIKNYDDMSWHPGIKSVKGDGTNNKGAIRVLTLANGTITEELKAYDAAKFSYKYKITDMSSTGTIKHAGQDEPLPVLPVGNYAAELSVNDKGGKAEIEWVATYYRAYVNNNPPAELNEETADKAVSNVLKTGLEAIAKKVGSGSAAVEIDIKR
- the sbcB gene encoding exodeoxyribonuclease I — its product is MTTATFFWHDYETFGIDPQRDRPCQFAGIRTDVDFNIIGQPVMAYCQPADDYLPHPEACLITGITPQLAAEKGVCEAAFAAIINHQLAEPGTCGVGYNSIRFDDEVTRNLLYRNFYDPYAREWQNGNSRWDIIDVVRAAKALRPEGIEWPVNADDVASFKLEELTKANGIAHEAAHDALSDVYATIAMAKLIRERQPKLFNYLLNNRYKNTALNLLQLGSFKPLIHVSGRFSARNNSLAVILPLVQHPSNNNEVIVYDLSVDPAPLLELSAEEIQQRLFVAAEALPEGIARIPLKTVHINKSPVLAPLSVIRPADAERLQLDLDLCLSHLQRIQTAPSLAEKLSQVFTRQYQDSPTDPDLMIYSGGFFSNKDKAAIARIRQAKPSELSEFDTDFDDVRLPEMLFRYRARNYPHTLSMEDVQLWKQYCRDKLNGTLATGGLTLEQFNAKIKLLRDEPNVNQSILNDLAAYAEDRRLKFSN
- a CDS encoding beta-propeller fold lactonase family protein, giving the protein MRIRYSLLAFSLLGAFASGVSADSRAFITNQLDNSVSVIDTKSQQVIETIKVEGKPAGVALNQPKKQVYISTPEGGGFAVLDSEKLTKLTKVKVGGASLGIAADRKGEQVFVADWYENSVTVFDTKNFAKIKTLTVGKSPSGMTVSPDNRWLYVANRIDDSISQIDLSKLTIRNTTKVGAHPFGIAVDSQGKRLYSANVESDNVTVLDARSLKRLATIKVGARPYAVALALNDSLLFVTNQDDSTVSVVDTTTYKQIDVVAVGDKPEGISTHPDDQNIYVANWFDNNVSVIDAKTLKVVNTIKTGEGSRAFGEFIAR